A stretch of the Cucurbita pepo subsp. pepo cultivar mu-cu-16 chromosome LG16, ASM280686v2, whole genome shotgun sequence genome encodes the following:
- the LOC111777582 gene encoding defensin-like protein 1: MMNKSFLSMLLLVLLIFSSSEEMMGRGAEARICKSRNHHYHGLCFSHKCATRCRKEGYLGGHCHHFPRHCYCTHSC, encoded by the exons atgatgaacaaatcCTTCCTCTCCATGCTCCTATTGGTCCTCCtcatcttctcttcttcaG AAGAGATGATGGGTCGTGGTGCTGAGGCTCGAATATGCAAGTCCAGGAACCACCACTACCATGGCCTCTGCTTTAGCCACAAGTGCGCTACTCGTTGCCGAAAGGAAGGCTACCTTGGCGGTCATTGTCACCACTTCCCCCGCCATTGCTATTGCACTCACAGTTGTTAA